A stretch of the Pseudopipra pipra isolate bDixPip1 chromosome 11, bDixPip1.hap1, whole genome shotgun sequence genome encodes the following:
- the FAM3D gene encoding protein FAM3D isoform X2, with product MQEASPGEKLPRHKCGNQKSCPQNYFAFKIISGAANVVGPSICFEDLVLMSSIKNNIGRGLNIALVNGTTGKLLKTDSFDMYSGDIKKLETFLQGIRPGTLVLTASYDDPATKMNDNVRARFMELGSSHVSELGFRDNWVFLGAKGLMNKTPFEKHIKNDKETNKYEGWPELLEMEGCAPRKMD from the exons ATGCAAGAAGCCAGTCCAG GTGAGAAGCTGCCCCGGCACAAGTGTGGGAACCAGAAGAGCTGCCCTCAGAATTATTTTGCCTTCAAGATCATCAGTGGTGCTGCAAACGTGGTGGGACCTTCCATCTGCTTTGAAGACTTGGT cCTCATGAGCAGCATCAAAAACAACATTGGCAGAGGCCTGAACATTGCACTGGTGAATG GAACAACTGGGAAGCTCCTGAAAACTGACTCATTCGACATGTACTCTGGAG ACATTAAAAAGCTGGAAACCTTCCTCCAAGGGATCAGGCCTGGCACCCTCGTGCTGACAGCAAGTTACGATGATCCTGCCACAAA GATGAATGACAATGTACGGGCACGTTTCATGGAGCTGGGCAGCAGTCACGTGAGTGAGCTGGGCTTTCGGGACAACTGGGTCTTCTTGGGAGCAAAAGGGCTGATGAACAAGACCCCCTTTGAAAAG CACATCAAAAATGATAAGGAGACAAATAAATATGAGGGCTGGCCTGAGCTGCTGGAGATGGAGGGCTGTGCCCCCAGGAAGATGGATTAG
- the FAM3D gene encoding protein FAM3D isoform X1, translating into MRISGVIRCMVLLITLLGTWFIMQTYFHHSWKTISLRSWLGARNKPSSEKLPRHKCGNQKSCPQNYFAFKIISGAANVVGPSICFEDLVLMSSIKNNIGRGLNIALVNGTTGKLLKTDSFDMYSGDIKKLETFLQGIRPGTLVLTASYDDPATKMNDNVRARFMELGSSHVSELGFRDNWVFLGAKGLMNKTPFEKHIKNDKETNKYEGWPELLEMEGCAPRKMD; encoded by the exons ATGCGGATATCAG GTGTGATCCGGTGCATGGTGCTGCTCATCACACTGCTGGGCACATGGTTCATCATGCAGACGTACTTCCACCACAGCTGGAAAACCATCAGCCTGCGGAGCTGGCTCG GTGCCAGGAACAAGCCCAGCA GTGAGAAGCTGCCCCGGCACAAGTGTGGGAACCAGAAGAGCTGCCCTCAGAATTATTTTGCCTTCAAGATCATCAGTGGTGCTGCAAACGTGGTGGGACCTTCCATCTGCTTTGAAGACTTGGT cCTCATGAGCAGCATCAAAAACAACATTGGCAGAGGCCTGAACATTGCACTGGTGAATG GAACAACTGGGAAGCTCCTGAAAACTGACTCATTCGACATGTACTCTGGAG ACATTAAAAAGCTGGAAACCTTCCTCCAAGGGATCAGGCCTGGCACCCTCGTGCTGACAGCAAGTTACGATGATCCTGCCACAAA GATGAATGACAATGTACGGGCACGTTTCATGGAGCTGGGCAGCAGTCACGTGAGTGAGCTGGGCTTTCGGGACAACTGGGTCTTCTTGGGAGCAAAAGGGCTGATGAACAAGACCCCCTTTGAAAAG CACATCAAAAATGATAAGGAGACAAATAAATATGAGGGCTGGCCTGAGCTGCTGGAGATGGAGGGCTGTGCCCCCAGGAAGATGGATTAG